A window of Clostridium botulinum BKT015925 contains these coding sequences:
- a CDS encoding GspE/PulE family protein — protein MAFQYLNKDLNIKSVSLDDLYISPDVIKLIPKEVVRKYEIMPFKIIKNKLLIAMLNPSDETIKEEIRFITGMEVIPYVDTKYNIFSAIESYYEKQTVNEVLEDLKNVNYIVKDDENNNKIIENAPVVKLTNSIINQAINLKASDIHLEPFKDNVKVRFRIDGVLNEILTIPREVYMLVSTRIKIKSSMDISKKMIPQDGKMEYEFKDNVLDLRTSTLPIVNGEKIVIRILYKFNNDIQLEDLIQNNEDLNLIKDILKHPNGIVLVTGPTGSGKTTTLCAMLNYLNSKEKNIITVEDPVEYQIHGINQMNVNNKAGLTFSTGLRSILRQNTDIPIESLI, from the coding sequence TTGGCTTTTCAATATTTGAATAAAGATTTAAATATAAAATCAGTATCTTTAGATGATTTATACATATCACCAGATGTCATAAAACTTATACCCAAAGAAGTAGTTAGGAAATATGAAATAATGCCTTTTAAAATAATTAAAAACAAATTATTAATAGCTATGTTAAATCCCTCAGATGAGACTATTAAAGAAGAAATTAGATTTATTACTGGTATGGAAGTTATTCCTTATGTTGATACAAAGTATAATATATTTTCGGCTATAGAAAGTTATTATGAAAAGCAAACAGTAAATGAAGTCTTAGAGGACTTGAAAAATGTTAATTATATAGTTAAAGATGATGAAAATAATAATAAAATTATAGAAAATGCTCCTGTTGTAAAATTAACCAATTCAATAATTAATCAAGCTATTAATTTAAAAGCAAGTGATATTCATTTAGAACCTTTTAAAGATAATGTTAAAGTAAGATTTAGAATTGATGGTGTTTTAAATGAAATTTTGACTATACCTAGAGAAGTATATATGCTTGTAAGCACACGAATAAAAATAAAGTCAAGTATGGATATTTCTAAAAAGATGATACCACAAGATGGAAAAATGGAGTATGAATTTAAAGATAATGTTTTAGATTTAAGAACTTCAACATTACCAATTGTAAATGGAGAAAAAATAGTAATAAGAATTTTATATAAATTTAATAATGATATACAATTAGAAGATTTAATACAAAATAATGAAGATTTAAATTTAATAAAAGATATATTAAAGCATCCTAATGGTATTGTTCTTGTGACTGGTCCAACTGGTAGTGGTAAAACTACTACTTTATGTGCAATGTTAAATTATCTAAATTCAAAAGAAAAAAATATAATTACAGTGGAGGATCCTGTAGAATATCAAATTCATGGAATAAATCAAATGAATGTAAACAATAAAGCAGGACTTACTTTTTCTACAGGACTTAGAAGTATTCTAAGGCAGAATACAGATATTCCTATAGAATCATTGATATAA
- a CDS encoding site-specific integrase encodes MDYNITYRQKDKGWQFIISYKDNMGKWKQKSKQGFKTKKDAKPAAEKMLKELKNTTKNVPVNNDLIKVTFNQLTTIYLDHITLYKEYHTVKSYKNCFSKFKDLNNKRIKEIKKHDIQSIVDKLLKEHLKYSTVKKYVGILNMFFIYVKDDLNLIFELPTVNIKIPKEKEYSNKIALTKKQLNKLLKELQDNKYYMVAFIAANTGMRLGEVLGLTWDSIDFKRSSITVNKQWKVLKTRKSGFGSLKSKNSYRTIPLSPNTLKELKNYKKNNPTDINNRVTPFNASSIDKYLNPKLKELAGITMHELRHTYATALISNGVDFKTAAKILGHTVEMTMKIYSHVTDDMMKKATIIIENIF; translated from the coding sequence ATGGACTATAATATAACTTATCGTCAAAAAGACAAAGGTTGGCAATTTATAATTTCCTATAAAGATAATATGGGGAAATGGAAGCAAAAATCGAAACAAGGATTTAAGACGAAAAAGGACGCTAAACCTGCTGCTGAAAAAATGTTAAAAGAATTAAAAAATACAACTAAAAATGTTCCAGTGAACAATGATTTAATTAAGGTTACTTTTAATCAATTAACTACTATATATTTAGATCATATAACTTTGTATAAAGAATACCATACTGTTAAAAGTTATAAAAATTGTTTTTCAAAATTTAAGGATTTAAATAATAAGAGAATTAAAGAAATTAAAAAACATGACATACAAAGCATAGTAGATAAATTACTAAAAGAGCATTTGAAATACTCAACAGTAAAAAAGTATGTTGGAATATTAAATATGTTTTTTATCTATGTTAAAGACGATTTAAATTTAATATTTGAATTACCTACTGTAAATATAAAAATTCCTAAAGAAAAAGAATATAGTAATAAAATCGCATTAACTAAAAAACAATTAAATAAACTTTTAAAAGAATTACAAGATAATAAATACTATATGGTTGCTTTTATAGCAGCTAATACTGGAATGAGATTAGGAGAAGTTCTCGGCTTAACCTGGGATTCTATTGACTTTAAACGTTCTAGCATAACTGTAAATAAACAATGGAAAGTATTAAAGACTCGAAAATCTGGATTCGGATCACTGAAATCAAAAAATTCTTATAGAACAATTCCTTTATCCCCCAATACATTAAAAGAACTTAAAAACTATAAGAAAAATAATCCTACTGATATAAACAATAGAGTTACTCCTTTTAATGCATCAAGTATTGATAAATATCTAAATCCCAAATTGAAAGAATTAGCTGGAATTACTATGCATGAATTAAGGCATACTTATGCCACTGCATTAATCTCAAATGGCGTAGATTTTAAAACTGCTGCTAAAATTCTTGGTCATACTGTAGAAATGACTATGAAGATTTATTCTCATGTTACAGATGATATGATGAAAAAAGCAACTATTATAATAGAAAATATTTTTTAA